A genomic stretch from Mesoaciditoga lauensis cd-1655R = DSM 25116 includes:
- a CDS encoding carbohydrate ABC transporter permease gives MLKVGKLGKWAIYTILTIYVVLIATPFAMIFINSFKSLRGIFLSPFSLPSSFNIQNYVEAWRSANLFNAYINSFLISTLSVGGILILSSMLAYVISRYEFPFRRTIYLFIIVGLALPARLAIIPIYVMLDNFNLLDTRTGLIVVYIATGISFATFLMKRFMDGIPKEIEESARIDGASPWTIFLKIALPLTRPAMIVVGLVNFVGIWNDFFFPLIIINSRNKETVPLAISIFFGEFSNKWQLISAALSLSVLPIMIIFFLLSRYFIAGMTEGAIK, from the coding sequence ATGCTTAAGGTTGGAAAATTGGGGAAATGGGCAATTTACACCATCTTAACGATATACGTTGTTCTCATAGCGACTCCGTTTGCCATGATATTTATAAACTCTTTTAAGAGCTTGAGGGGAATATTTTTAAGTCCTTTTTCATTGCCTTCAAGTTTTAACATCCAAAATTACGTTGAAGCATGGAGAAGTGCAAATTTGTTCAACGCTTATATAAACAGTTTTTTGATCTCTACGCTCTCCGTGGGGGGAATTCTTATTTTGTCTTCAATGCTAGCTTATGTGATATCGCGTTACGAATTTCCGTTTAGAAGAACTATTTACCTCTTTATAATAGTTGGATTGGCACTTCCGGCCCGTCTTGCAATCATCCCAATTTACGTGATGCTTGACAATTTCAACCTCTTAGATACCAGAACAGGATTGATCGTAGTTTACATTGCGACTGGCATATCTTTTGCGACTTTTTTGATGAAGAGATTCATGGACGGTATTCCAAAAGAAATAGAAGAATCGGCAAGAATAGATGGGGCAAGCCCCTGGACCATATTCCTCAAAATAGCACTTCCTCTGACAAGACCTGCCATGATAGTTGTTGGACTTGTGAATTTCGTTGGGATATGGAACGATTTCTTCTTCCCTTTAATCATAATAAATAGCAGAAACAAAGAAACCGTTCCACTTGCGATATCCATATTCTTTGGGGAATTCTCAAATAAATGGCAACTCATTTCAGCAGCGTTGAGTTTGTCCGTTTTACCAATAATGATAATATTCTTCTTGCTTTCTAGATATTTCATAGCAGGTATGACAGAAGGAGCGATAAAGTGA
- a CDS encoding carbohydrate ABC transporter permease codes for MSIKKKYILLFVLPALTLYVTFVIYPFIYSFILSFYRWPGAGARTFVGLQNFKDVLFGSFGSEFRNAFLHNIYYFILVTILELGLGFLLAIFLVSIVKGKRFFQMMVYLPNIISMILVGFIWSMMLNPQIGLVNQVLTHIGLGVLARPWLGDPNLALNTVIAVNVWRNLGFYVLVFTASLLDIPRELLEAAYIDGASNFKVITKILFPLTLPTFQTLSILLFIWTFNVFDIVYALEGAQAGPFRSTDVLGTLFYRTAFGGLGSSRADFGLGAAVAVLIFVVVMPLSLVYAYIVDRRSRNA; via the coding sequence GTGAGCATAAAAAAGAAATACATTCTTCTTTTTGTTCTACCTGCTTTGACTCTTTACGTCACATTTGTGATATATCCATTTATATACAGCTTCATCTTGAGCTTTTACAGATGGCCTGGAGCAGGAGCACGCACGTTTGTGGGATTGCAAAATTTCAAAGACGTGCTTTTCGGGAGCTTTGGAAGCGAATTCAGAAACGCATTTTTGCACAACATTTATTATTTTATCTTGGTTACGATTTTAGAATTAGGACTAGGATTTTTACTCGCCATCTTTTTGGTCTCCATAGTGAAAGGAAAGCGCTTTTTCCAAATGATGGTGTACTTGCCTAATATTATATCCATGATCCTTGTAGGGTTTATATGGTCCATGATGCTCAATCCCCAAATTGGATTGGTTAACCAGGTTCTCACTCATATAGGATTAGGAGTGTTGGCGCGACCGTGGTTAGGTGATCCTAATCTTGCATTGAACACCGTTATAGCTGTCAACGTGTGGAGAAATTTAGGCTTTTACGTTTTAGTGTTTACCGCTTCACTATTGGACATCCCGCGTGAGCTGCTGGAAGCTGCTTACATAGATGGAGCTTCTAATTTTAAAGTGATAACCAAGATACTTTTTCCTTTAACTTTACCCACTTTCCAAACTTTGTCTATTTTGCTTTTCATATGGACGTTTAACGTTTTTGATATCGTTTACGCTTTGGAAGGTGCACAAGCTGGCCCATTTAGAAGTACGGATGTGTTGGGAACGTTATTCTATCGAACAGCCTTTGGTGGATTGGGAAGCAGTCGGGCGGACTTTGGATTGGGTGCAGCCGTAGCTGTTCTGATATTTGTGGTGGTAATGCCACTTTCATTGGTCTACGCCTACATAGTTGATAGGAGGAGCCGTAATGCTTAA
- a CDS encoding alkaline phosphatase family protein, which produces MKIDYSNSLINLINSITAKFGLIPRHETLDVNILGKKFEQAERVVLLLVDALGYESALKIFEENEELNVFGRPHKLSTVFPSTTVAALTTVATAALPIEHGMLGYVLYLKEYGTLANMIEFTPLGMPRDSLVSRGANPSTFLEIPTVYEDLKNYGANPLVITANSFKESGLSKTLNHNAAVQGYITKTDMMTRIRKAVESQKYSYIYAYWPMVDAMGHVYGPDSEEYIQEAKDTLLNFKRNVFERLSDALREKTSFIIVADHGQMKANWKNDWIISPYDEFAETLEMLPAGEPRMMYLYTKDFERTMKAGLDFFKGNVDFYPSKMAVEEGMFGDVNDLSLSKNALNRIGDLLAIPKGDHSFTIKYLGNERHLKGKHGGFSKAEMEIPLFSF; this is translated from the coding sequence ATGAAGATCGATTATTCTAATTCATTGATAAATCTCATAAATTCCATCACGGCCAAATTCGGCCTCATCCCAAGGCATGAGACTCTCGATGTAAACATCCTTGGAAAGAAATTCGAGCAAGCCGAGAGGGTTGTATTGCTCCTTGTTGATGCCTTGGGGTATGAGTCAGCCTTAAAGATTTTTGAAGAAAATGAAGAGCTAAATGTTTTTGGTCGTCCACACAAGTTAAGTACTGTTTTCCCTTCAACGACCGTTGCCGCGCTCACCACCGTGGCGACGGCCGCCCTTCCAATAGAACATGGTATGTTGGGATACGTCCTTTATCTTAAAGAATACGGAACTTTGGCAAACATGATTGAATTCACTCCTTTGGGAATGCCAAGGGATTCTCTTGTATCACGTGGAGCAAATCCATCCACATTTTTGGAAATTCCGACGGTCTATGAGGATTTAAAAAACTACGGAGCCAATCCATTGGTGATCACGGCAAATTCCTTTAAGGAAAGTGGGCTTTCTAAAACATTGAACCACAATGCGGCCGTGCAAGGGTATATAACCAAAACGGACATGATGACGAGGATAAGAAAAGCCGTGGAATCTCAAAAATACAGTTACATATACGCTTATTGGCCTATGGTCGACGCCATGGGGCATGTGTATGGCCCGGATTCTGAGGAATACATCCAAGAAGCAAAAGACACGCTTTTGAATTTCAAGAGGAACGTTTTTGAGAGGTTGAGCGATGCTCTAAGAGAAAAAACATCGTTTATAATTGTTGCAGATCACGGACAAATGAAGGCAAATTGGAAAAATGATTGGATCATATCTCCTTACGATGAATTTGCTGAGACTTTGGAAATGCTCCCCGCCGGTGAGCCAAGAATGATGTATCTCTACACCAAGGATTTTGAAAGAACCATGAAGGCTGGTCTGGACTTTTTTAAAGGAAATGTTGATTTTTATCCTTCCAAAATGGCTGTAGAAGAGGGTATGTTTGGCGACGTGAATGATCTTTCCCTTTCTAAGAACGCACTCAACAGGATTGGGGATCTTTTGGCAATTCCAAAGGGTGATCATTCATTTACCATAAAGTATCTTGGAAACGAAAGGCATCTTAAAGGCAAACATGGTGGATTTTCAAAAGCAGAAATGGAAATACCACTTTTCTCATTTTGA
- a CDS encoding tetratricopeptide repeat protein, with protein sequence MKKSVFFVLIDIFSLFAIMAFANSANEMKIFYEARASQNATQMFNLIQTLKNSPSLENDATSLKILADACVEYGLWGAKDDEKAKYFDDGIKYADMAIKLRPKDAYIYFIKGAAIGRLAQYKGIIQSLFMLRDFDHAVNKAIELDPKLYRAYVALAMRYRDTPWPFANFGRSEELFLKAIELDPNYVYAYYELAQLYVKWGKKDKAREIFVKMSKMTPEKEFYAQELEDIKLAKKWLEENK encoded by the coding sequence GTGAAGAAAAGCGTATTTTTTGTTTTGATCGACATCTTTTCTCTCTTTGCAATTATGGCATTTGCAAACAGTGCAAATGAGATGAAAATTTTCTACGAAGCAAGAGCATCGCAAAATGCTACTCAAATGTTTAATCTAATTCAAACGCTGAAAAATTCGCCTTCTCTTGAAAATGACGCAACGTCGTTGAAAATACTGGCAGATGCGTGTGTTGAGTATGGATTATGGGGTGCCAAAGACGATGAAAAAGCAAAGTACTTTGACGATGGAATAAAATACGCGGATATGGCAATAAAGCTTCGCCCAAAAGACGCGTACATCTATTTCATAAAAGGTGCTGCCATAGGTAGGCTTGCCCAATACAAAGGAATAATACAAAGTTTGTTCATGTTAAGAGATTTCGATCATGCCGTCAACAAAGCCATAGAATTGGATCCGAAACTTTACAGAGCTTATGTAGCGCTGGCCATGAGATATAGAGACACACCATGGCCGTTTGCAAATTTTGGAAGATCTGAAGAACTGTTTTTAAAAGCGATAGAACTCGATCCCAATTACGTTTACGCATATTATGAACTTGCCCAGTTGTATGTAAAGTGGGGCAAGAAAGACAAAGCAAGAGAAATTTTCGTCAAGATGAGTAAGATGACGCCTGAAAAAGAATTTTACGCCCAGGAATTGGAAGATATCAAGTTGGCGAAAAAATGGCTTGAGGAGAACAAGTGA
- a CDS encoding ABC transporter substrate-binding protein: protein MRKVIFFSALVALLIATMMASTTVQIWSWRSQDAPVWKEVQKEMNAQGIDVKIDFRSFLPTEYDSKVQIALQGGKGPDIIYSRRLPGQRTQALIDAGLLIPIDDKVSLSHFNTSVLNFIKASNGKHYGVPFAVQVVGIFYNKDIYKKYGLKVPKTWSELVKNAEILKKNGVTPFFVPGKAGWALAMQHAMTGVSVLGPCWIKNLLDGQTNFLDPAWVHLNKLLNDLKPYYQKGFMANTTDDLSAAFAFGQAAMVFYGVWGYGQWKELNPNINVGYFMVPPDCEYAQPWAYVFMDGSLALTSNSKHEDMAVKVLQFAATPRFGTIFAKETLNIPAVKGATMPNVPLLQEVLKVAEKHASPYVYWVGSVLTSRSPSLYTDVLSPGMQAMYAGKITPEEFAKMAQDKISQWYKPLMKK, encoded by the coding sequence GTGCGTAAGGTAATATTTTTCTCTGCCCTAGTGGCTTTGTTGATCGCCACCATGATGGCATCAACAACTGTGCAAATTTGGTCATGGCGCTCGCAAGATGCTCCTGTATGGAAAGAAGTGCAGAAGGAAATGAATGCTCAAGGAATAGACGTTAAGATCGATTTTCGTTCTTTCCTTCCAACTGAGTACGATTCGAAAGTTCAAATAGCACTTCAAGGTGGAAAAGGTCCAGACATCATTTACTCAAGGAGGCTTCCCGGCCAAAGAACCCAAGCTTTAATAGATGCCGGCTTGCTTATTCCAATTGACGACAAAGTATCTCTTTCCCATTTCAACACCAGTGTTTTGAATTTCATAAAGGCTTCTAATGGGAAACATTACGGGGTTCCGTTCGCCGTTCAAGTTGTTGGAATCTTCTACAACAAGGACATATACAAAAAATACGGGCTTAAAGTGCCAAAAACGTGGAGCGAACTTGTTAAAAATGCGGAAATTTTGAAGAAAAACGGTGTTACTCCTTTCTTCGTTCCTGGCAAAGCCGGATGGGCGCTTGCCATGCAACACGCAATGACTGGTGTGAGTGTTTTGGGACCATGCTGGATAAAGAACCTCTTAGATGGACAAACCAATTTCCTTGATCCGGCTTGGGTACATCTGAACAAGTTGCTCAACGATCTGAAGCCTTATTATCAGAAAGGTTTCATGGCGAACACGACGGATGATCTCAGTGCTGCATTCGCATTTGGTCAAGCTGCCATGGTGTTCTATGGAGTTTGGGGATATGGGCAATGGAAAGAGCTGAATCCAAACATTAACGTGGGATACTTTATGGTTCCACCAGATTGTGAATACGCGCAGCCATGGGCATATGTTTTCATGGATGGTAGCCTTGCTCTTACATCCAATTCCAAACACGAAGATATGGCGGTAAAGGTACTTCAATTTGCTGCGACGCCAAGGTTTGGAACGATCTTCGCAAAAGAAACCCTTAACATCCCAGCCGTTAAAGGCGCGACGATGCCAAATGTACCGCTTCTTCAAGAAGTTCTTAAAGTTGCAGAAAAGCATGCCTCTCCTTACGTTTATTGGGTTGGATCGGTGTTGACTTCCCGTTCTCCTTCTCTTTACACCGATGTTTTGAGCCCTGGAATGCAAGCAATGTATGCCGGGAAGATCACGCCTGAAGAATTTGCAAAGATGGCACAAGACAAGATATCTCAATGGTATAAACCGCTGATGAAAAAGTAA
- the acpS gene encoding holo-ACP synthase — MIVGVGIDIVDISRVTEKLAERILSPKEHEIWTKRKGNEFLAGRFALKEAFFKAVGIGIRKYRLKDISFLPDEFGKPHIEENETVKKIREKHEFEIVHASLSHDKGTAVAVIILERREFK, encoded by the coding sequence ATGATAGTAGGTGTTGGAATAGATATAGTGGACATTTCAAGAGTTACTGAAAAGCTGGCAGAAAGAATACTTTCTCCCAAAGAACATGAAATATGGACAAAAAGGAAAGGCAACGAGTTTTTGGCTGGGCGATTTGCCCTAAAGGAGGCTTTTTTTAAAGCCGTAGGAATTGGAATAAGAAAATACAGGTTGAAAGATATATCTTTTCTTCCTGACGAATTTGGAAAGCCTCACATCGAAGAAAATGAAACCGTGAAAAAAATTCGAGAAAAGCATGAATTTGAAATCGTTCACGCCTCCTTGTCTCATGATAAAGGAACGGCGGTAGCGGTGATAATACTTGAAAGGAGGGAATTTAAGTGA
- the gabT gene encoding 4-aminobutyrate--2-oxoglutarate transaminase: MRKFINIKTDLPGPKSKEWLKKLDNNVAKPLSVYVPAIIDHAKGALITDIDGNTFLDFSGGLGVLNVGHANDKVVEAVKEQVERFTHTDFSVFPYESLIKLAERINKLAPGDDPKKTVFFNAGAEAVENAVKIAKAYTGKKAIIVYEGAFHGRTMLTMTMTSKPEPYKSKFAPFAPDVYRVPYPNCYRCPFYKEPDSCNLECFTALEKAFDYQVSADDVGAIVIEPLQGEGGFNVPRAKYMKKLRELCDEKGILLIDDEIQAGIGRTGKMFAIEHFGIEPDLITFAKSIAGGLPLSGVVGKAEIMDSPDDSSIGGTFIGNPIACAAGNAVLDFIEENNLFEKANHIGEIIMERGKKLQEKYDVIGDVRGLGAMIGYEFVKDRKTKEPNEELVSEILQRAVRKGAIFIRAGVYHNVIRFLNTLVMTDEQLNEGLDVLEEAIQEALND, from the coding sequence GTGAGAAAATTCATAAACATCAAAACGGATTTGCCAGGCCCAAAATCTAAAGAATGGTTGAAAAAGCTAGACAACAATGTGGCAAAGCCATTATCTGTCTATGTCCCAGCTATTATCGATCATGCCAAAGGTGCATTGATAACAGACATCGACGGAAACACTTTTCTTGACTTTTCAGGAGGGCTTGGGGTTTTGAACGTTGGACACGCCAACGACAAAGTGGTTGAAGCCGTTAAAGAACAAGTTGAAAGGTTCACACACACGGATTTTTCGGTTTTTCCATACGAAAGCCTCATAAAACTTGCCGAAAGAATTAACAAGCTTGCTCCTGGAGACGATCCAAAGAAAACCGTTTTCTTCAACGCTGGGGCTGAGGCAGTTGAAAATGCGGTAAAAATAGCAAAGGCATATACTGGAAAGAAAGCCATCATCGTTTATGAAGGTGCATTCCATGGCAGAACTATGCTGACGATGACGATGACTTCAAAGCCGGAACCTTACAAATCAAAATTTGCTCCTTTTGCACCCGACGTTTACAGGGTACCTTATCCAAATTGTTATAGATGTCCTTTCTATAAAGAACCAGACAGTTGTAACTTGGAATGCTTTACAGCCCTTGAAAAAGCTTTTGATTATCAAGTTTCAGCAGATGATGTTGGTGCTATAGTAATAGAACCGCTTCAAGGCGAAGGAGGATTCAACGTTCCCCGAGCTAAGTACATGAAGAAATTGAGAGAACTTTGTGATGAAAAAGGTATACTCCTCATAGATGACGAAATCCAAGCTGGCATTGGTAGGACAGGTAAAATGTTTGCCATAGAACACTTCGGAATTGAACCGGATTTGATAACATTTGCAAAATCCATTGCGGGTGGTTTACCACTTTCAGGTGTAGTTGGAAAAGCTGAAATAATGGATTCTCCAGATGATTCATCGATAGGCGGAACATTCATAGGCAACCCAATAGCATGCGCGGCTGGAAATGCGGTTTTGGACTTCATAGAGGAAAACAACTTGTTTGAAAAGGCGAATCATATCGGTGAGATAATCATGGAAAGAGGAAAGAAACTTCAAGAAAAATATGATGTGATAGGCGATGTGCGTGGATTGGGCGCCATGATTGGATATGAATTCGTAAAAGATAGAAAAACAAAAGAGCCGAACGAAGAGTTGGTTTCCGAAATACTACAACGAGCTGTGAGAAAAGGTGCGATATTCATAAGGGCCGGTGTGTACCACAACGTTATAAGATTTTTGAACACGCTCGTCATGACCGACGAGCAGCTTAACGAAGGGCTGGATGTTTTAGAAGAAGCAATACAAGAAGCCCTTAACGACTAA
- the murQ gene encoding N-acetylmuramic acid 6-phosphate etherase: MKSLKKSEKIENLETETPNSKSANIDIMSPLEIAKLMNEEDKTVAYAVEKALSSIAQLSEEIAKAIQNGGKCFYIGAGTSGRLAVIDAAETVPTFNLPYGTFTAILAGGAEAMTKAVEEIEDDEEAGINEMKEHGISPKDVVVGVSASGRTPYVIGALREAKARGALTGCVTNVKDAKMSPLVDIAIEAVTGPEVITGSTRLKAGTAQKMVLNMLSTISMVRLGKVYKNLMVDVTPINEKLVDRAIRIIVSATGISHSKASELLKKSNMRPKVAIVMALTGKNSKEAEELLALHNGRIRSVLT, from the coding sequence GTGAAAAGCTTGAAAAAATCGGAGAAAATCGAAAATCTTGAAACTGAAACGCCAAACTCTAAATCGGCAAATATAGACATCATGAGCCCTCTAGAAATAGCCAAGTTGATGAATGAAGAGGACAAAACGGTTGCATATGCTGTTGAGAAAGCCCTTTCTTCCATAGCACAGCTCTCAGAAGAAATAGCAAAGGCCATTCAAAATGGAGGCAAATGTTTTTATATTGGTGCTGGCACATCCGGACGTTTGGCTGTCATTGACGCGGCTGAAACCGTCCCAACATTCAATTTGCCTTATGGGACTTTTACCGCCATACTGGCTGGCGGAGCCGAAGCTATGACAAAAGCCGTTGAAGAGATTGAAGATGATGAAGAAGCTGGAATTAATGAAATGAAAGAACATGGTATTTCACCAAAAGATGTGGTCGTAGGAGTTTCGGCCAGTGGGCGAACGCCTTATGTAATAGGTGCTTTGAGAGAAGCAAAAGCAAGAGGTGCCTTAACGGGATGTGTAACCAACGTTAAAGACGCAAAGATGTCACCGTTAGTTGACATTGCCATAGAAGCGGTAACAGGGCCTGAGGTGATAACTGGATCAACAAGGCTTAAGGCTGGCACTGCTCAGAAAATGGTGCTAAACATGTTAAGCACGATTTCCATGGTAAGGTTAGGAAAAGTTTATAAAAATCTTATGGTAGATGTTACTCCTATAAATGAGAAATTAGTAGATAGGGCTATAAGAATAATAGTGAGTGCTACTGGAATTTCACACTCAAAAGCTTCTGAACTATTGAAGAAATCAAACATGAGGCCAAAAGTGGCAATTGTTATGGCTTTGACCGGCAAAAACTCAAAAGAAGCGGAAGAACTTTTAGCACTACATAACGGAAGGATAAGAAGCGTTTTAACGTGA
- a CDS encoding exo-beta-N-acetylmuramidase NamZ family protein, giving the protein MKVELGIDSFLKNADRLKGKRIALLTNASGVNSTLESDVDLLIEKGLNIVKMFGPEHGIWGAVEDGKSVSHGVDPVHHIPVFSLYGETNRPTDEMLKDVDVVIYDIQDVGLRFYTYIYTLAYMMEECGKREIKVIVLDRPNPLSGKVEGPIIESGMESFVGGYGLALRYGLTVGELSVYFNERYNMKVDLEIVKLQGWQRWMYFGDTGLLWSTPSPNLPSLEHTVLYTGMCLLEGVNVSVGRGTVHPFKFVGAPWIDSKKLKKEMENIPHMGIAFRERDFIPLTSKYKGELCHGIEFFVLDKREVNSLSLTLYLISLVKKLHPQKFEWDISYHNAKGRYHFDLLIGSEKYRALIDEGKDVKDISNMWEEELNEFRKISKDFYLYS; this is encoded by the coding sequence ATGAAAGTAGAATTGGGAATAGATAGCTTTTTAAAAAACGCCGATAGATTAAAAGGAAAGAGAATAGCTCTTTTAACCAACGCGAGTGGCGTGAATTCCACGTTGGAATCTGATGTAGATCTTTTAATTGAAAAAGGATTGAATATCGTAAAAATGTTTGGACCGGAACATGGCATATGGGGCGCCGTGGAAGACGGCAAGAGCGTTTCACACGGTGTTGATCCGGTCCATCATATTCCTGTTTTTTCCCTTTACGGCGAAACCAACCGCCCAACAGATGAGATGCTGAAGGATGTGGACGTTGTAATTTACGATATTCAAGATGTGGGTTTAAGGTTTTACACTTACATTTACACGTTGGCTTACATGATGGAAGAGTGTGGAAAGAGGGAAATAAAGGTTATAGTATTGGATAGGCCAAACCCTTTATCTGGCAAAGTGGAAGGTCCTATAATCGAAAGTGGGATGGAATCGTTTGTCGGTGGATATGGATTGGCTTTAAGATATGGACTTACAGTCGGAGAGCTGAGTGTTTATTTTAACGAACGTTACAACATGAAAGTCGATCTTGAAATCGTTAAATTGCAAGGTTGGCAACGTTGGATGTATTTTGGTGATACAGGCTTGCTTTGGAGCACCCCTTCTCCGAATTTACCATCCCTTGAGCATACGGTACTTTATACTGGAATGTGCCTTTTGGAAGGAGTTAACGTTTCGGTCGGAAGAGGAACTGTACATCCATTTAAATTCGTTGGAGCGCCCTGGATTGATTCTAAAAAATTGAAAAAGGAAATGGAAAATATTCCTCACATGGGAATTGCCTTTAGAGAAAGAGATTTTATCCCTCTTACTTCAAAGTACAAAGGTGAGTTGTGCCATGGTATAGAATTCTTCGTTTTAGACAAAAGGGAAGTAAACTCATTAAGTTTAACACTTTACCTTATCTCACTTGTTAAAAAATTGCATCCACAAAAATTTGAATGGGACATTTCTTATCACAATGCGAAGGGAAGATATCACTTTGATCTCTTAATTGGAAGTGAAAAATACAGGGCACTTATAGATGAGGGAAAAGATGTAAAAGATATTTCGAATATGTGGGAAGAAGAACTAAACGAGTTCAGAAAAATTTCGAAAGATTTTTATCTTTACTCCTAA
- a CDS encoding PHP domain-containing protein yields MIKDDLKVFVFFLQVAGISEENIRTYVEEFKKFDGAMEEFSREKLVEECETLFLKRILIRFSKVYDDPELRRKISVALDKGFPKNVKGDLHIHTNWSDGTYPLEFYVRKAEELGYKYLAITDHSLVNKGTVQMDAQKFLKQLKSIEEVQKSTPVKIIKGVEMDINENGKLDYSAEVMEKADFILGAVHFDYGKGKEKALELLKILLENEYVKVIAHPLNKIGKDLFGSHLDEIVEIAKRNKKAFEISLVPDRMRESEFLVENLKDKSVKLSLGTDSHSVKQMELMSVASLWLDRLNGNLIANFYDDPLAFLKS; encoded by the coding sequence GTGATCAAAGATGATCTAAAGGTTTTCGTTTTTTTTCTTCAAGTTGCTGGAATTTCCGAAGAAAATATAAGAACTTACGTTGAGGAGTTCAAAAAGTTCGATGGAGCGATGGAAGAGTTTTCGCGAGAGAAATTGGTTGAAGAATGCGAAACCCTGTTTTTAAAGAGAATACTGATAAGGTTTTCGAAAGTTTACGATGATCCTGAATTGAGAAGGAAAATCAGTGTTGCTCTTGATAAAGGTTTTCCTAAAAATGTAAAAGGAGATCTTCACATTCATACAAATTGGAGCGATGGCACTTATCCTTTGGAATTTTATGTGAGGAAAGCGGAAGAACTGGGTTATAAATACCTTGCTATAACCGATCATTCCCTTGTAAACAAGGGAACGGTTCAGATGGATGCTCAAAAATTTCTGAAGCAGTTGAAGTCCATAGAGGAAGTCCAAAAAAGTACCCCCGTGAAGATCATAAAAGGGGTAGAAATGGATATAAATGAAAATGGAAAACTTGACTATTCGGCAGAGGTCATGGAGAAAGCCGATTTCATTCTCGGAGCTGTTCACTTTGACTATGGAAAAGGTAAAGAAAAGGCGCTGGAACTTTTAAAGATCTTGCTTGAAAACGAGTATGTGAAAGTGATAGCCCATCCTCTAAACAAAATAGGGAAAGACCTTTTCGGTTCTCACTTAGATGAAATCGTAGAAATTGCTAAAAGAAACAAAAAGGCTTTTGAGATAAGCTTGGTTCCAGATAGAATGCGTGAAAGTGAGTTTCTGGTTGAAAATCTTAAAGACAAAAGCGTTAAGCTTTCTTTAGGAACCGATAGTCATAGCGTAAAGCAGATGGAATTGATGTCTGTCGCGAGCTTATGGTTGGACAGATTGAATGGCAATTTGATTGCGAATTTTTATGATGATCCTTTGGCATTTTTAAAATCCTGA